The following proteins are encoded in a genomic region of Arachis stenosperma cultivar V10309 chromosome 4, arast.V10309.gnm1.PFL2, whole genome shotgun sequence:
- the LOC130974953 gene encoding uncharacterized protein LOC130974953 produces MTRSLPDLSLGTFNPEIERTISRIRQARRRLFSEGDEGVIPNLPVLSDGESDASFEEETSSSSTDSVDLSAEPIKHLRDFQTTCSTARRHGAEERAVWLYALPFSLEGKAKEWFYTQPKAIVTNWDLLRRKFLDKYFPAEVTVRLRKEISSIIQGEAETLYEYWERIRNLLDLCPHPKINHLVLISYFFQGMKPQNKTLLDATSNGSLTKYKTVTKAWQLITDLAESTRNTSQRTKHPKVITEVSSNSETAALTQTLGEMTNILKQLQLNQQQPLPPLLQHCQQLVPQRVCGICACYSYYTDECLQLQQEDNTLAATHNFYDLPNQGYYQQGGWSNNYNQGGRDNDRSQRWNNNNNYQQNWNQQNAPYRAPHQRQAQAPQFNQQQAPQITYLSSSSNDEMLCFIAQGQKDIQNTFYSTINGLNSILQALISRLEPPSTPNNQPSSSNALPSQPLPNPKGGINAITLRSGTTLQERSPEESSSKEDIQVEDIVEVEDVEEEDEVQGTVAKEVAQSRNGVPKEDDPVREAIPIPFPHLARKTKKQMELDPKMRSQSIHGYLHYRGCRIY; encoded by the exons atgacACGATCATTACCGGATCTGAGCTTAGGCACATTTAatcctgagattgaaagaactatttcacgtatTAGGCAAGCTCGACGTCGGTTATTCTCCGAGGGTGATGAAGGGGTTATACCCAACTTACCAGTCTTATCTGACGGTGAATCTGACGCGTCATTtgaggaagaaacaagctctTCTTCTACTGATTCTGTTGATTTGAGTGCAG agcctatcaagcaccttagggatTTTCAGACAACTTGCTCAACTGCTAGGCGGCATGGTGCCGAAGAGCGTGCCGTCTGGCTATACGCCTTGCCAttttctcttgagggaaaggcaAAGGAATGGTTCTACACTCAACCTAAAGCTATTGTTACTAACTGGGATCTGCTCAGAAGGAAATTCCTGGACAAGTACTTTCCGGCAGAGGTTACTGTTAGGCTGAGGAAAGAGATTTCCTCTATCATTCAAGGAGAAGCAGAGACTCTTTATGAGTATTGGGAACGCATCAGGAATCTCCTGGATTTATGTCCTCACCCCAAGATTAACCACTTGGTATTGATTAGCTATTTCTTCCAAGgcatgaagcctcaaaacaagaCTCTATTAGATGCTACAAGTAATGGCTCTCTAACTAAGTACAAGACGGTGACTAAAGCGTGGCAACTGATCACCGATCTAGCTGAGTCTACCCGAAATACAAGCCAACGGACTAAGCATCCCAAGGTTATTACAGAAGTTTCTTCTAATAGTGAGACCGCTGCTCTCACTCAGACACTAGGAGAGATGACCAACATACTCAAGCAGCTCCAGCTTAATCAACAACAACCTCTGCCTCCTCTGCTGCAACATTGCCAACAACTAGTCCCTCAGAGAGTGTGTGGAATATGCGCTTGTTATTCTTACTATACTGATGAATGTCTTCAACTACAACAAGAAGACAACACCTTGGCGGCTACTCATAATTTCTACGACCTTCCAAACCAAGGATACTATCAGCAAGGCG gatggagcaatAATTACAACCAAGGAGGCAGAGACAATGATAGAAGTCAAAGATGgaataacaacaacaactatCAGCAGAACTGGAATCAGCAGAATGCTCCATACAGAGCACCTCACCAAAGGCAAGCCCAAGCACCTCAATTCAACCAACAACAAGCCCCTCAAATTACCTACCTCTCTTCCTCTTCCAATGATGAGATGCTTTGCTTTATTGCGCAAGGACAAAAAGACATTCAGAATACATTTTACTCTACCATAAATGGTCTTAACTCCATTTTACAAGCTCTCATCTCCCGGTTGGAACCACCTTCTACCCCTAACAATCAGCCTTCAAGCTCAAATGCACTTCCTTCTCAACCTTTACCCAACCCCAAAGGTGGAATCAATGCCATCACTTTGAGGTCTGGCACTACACTGCAAGAGAGGAGTCCCGAGGAGTCAAGCTCAAAAGAAGATATTCAAGTTGAAGACATTGTTGAGGTAGAAGATgtagaagaggaagatgagGTACAAGGTACAGTTGCAAAAGAAGTAGCTCAATCAAGGAATGGAGTACCTAAGGAAGATGATCCTGTGAGAGAAGCCATTCCCATTCCTTTTCCACACCTTGCTAGGAAAACAAAGAAGCAAATGGAGCTagaccccaaaatg CGATCCCAATCCATACATGGTTACTTGCACTATAGAGGGTGTAGAATTTAttga